Proteins encoded by one window of Salicibibacter halophilus:
- the pknB gene encoding Stk1 family PASTA domain-containing Ser/Thr kinase has translation MIGERIDGRYEVQAYIGGGMAHVYRARDIILERDVAVKVLQPQHVDDDAFVRRFRREAEAATSLVHTNIVDIYDLGENDGIFYIVMEYMRNNTLKDKIVNEGALPFPEAMRIFSELTSAIAYAHEQGIIHRDIKPQNILLDEDGTVKVTDFGIARASSAATITQTNSVLGSVHYMSPEQARAGTLTTKTDIYAIGVTLFEMVTGLLPFNADSAVSIALKHLQDPFPNAKDLRSDLPESVNNIIRKATAKDPLQRYENVEKMYVDGETALSPERFNEAPVHIADPDEESTRPIPAVGLSNEGEDTKATNGEGSEETSETLAEPVPSGKKKKRRFWKIAGVAFLVLIAIIAAFTVVPALLGPDEVDVPDVVGSEEEEVIEELEALNLQPETEYEFHEEAEEGEIFHQDPSAGRTVREGQTVTLSVSEGPETVEVPDVVGLQYEQAAEELQDFEDVNLTAQPTEDVAEDLVIEQSPSAEEEVVPGETTVQLTYSEAPEVTIEDLSGTSQQGVDNYLEANNLNGSFQRSHSESVPEGDVISHDPGPYVTVSQGSEINFVISDGPPPEEEEEEPVQTVEAVIPVEVSEMNGDDDVYDIEIEYEDSTTDGPETYEEEEISESTTYHVPLEVTPDTDGSYTLYVDGEEVQSNSFSYED, from the coding sequence ATGATTGGAGAGCGTATCGACGGGCGGTATGAGGTACAAGCTTATATTGGCGGCGGGATGGCTCACGTGTATCGGGCCCGTGACATCATTCTTGAACGGGACGTTGCCGTGAAGGTTCTTCAGCCTCAACACGTCGATGATGATGCGTTCGTGCGGCGATTTCGCCGGGAGGCGGAGGCAGCCACGAGTCTGGTGCATACGAATATCGTTGATATTTATGATTTAGGCGAAAATGATGGAATTTTTTATATTGTCATGGAGTATATGCGCAACAATACCCTCAAGGATAAAATTGTTAACGAAGGGGCGTTGCCTTTTCCCGAGGCGATGCGGATTTTTTCGGAATTGACAAGCGCGATTGCCTATGCCCACGAGCAAGGCATCATTCATCGCGATATCAAGCCGCAAAACATATTGCTCGATGAAGACGGAACTGTAAAAGTTACGGATTTCGGGATCGCCCGGGCATCCTCGGCAGCGACGATTACCCAGACGAACTCAGTGCTCGGATCCGTCCACTACATGTCCCCGGAGCAGGCGCGCGCGGGGACGCTGACGACGAAAACGGATATCTACGCGATCGGCGTCACCCTTTTTGAAATGGTCACCGGCCTCTTGCCTTTCAACGCCGATTCGGCTGTTTCCATCGCGCTCAAGCATTTGCAGGACCCATTTCCAAACGCGAAAGACCTTCGAAGTGATCTGCCCGAAAGCGTGAATAATATCATTCGCAAAGCGACGGCAAAAGATCCGTTGCAGCGCTATGAAAATGTGGAAAAAATGTATGTGGACGGGGAAACAGCCTTATCACCGGAACGCTTCAATGAAGCGCCGGTCCACATTGCCGACCCCGACGAAGAAAGCACGCGCCCGATTCCCGCCGTTGGCCTCTCAAACGAAGGGGAAGATACAAAGGCAACAAACGGCGAAGGGAGCGAAGAAACGTCGGAAACGCTTGCCGAGCCGGTGCCGAGCGGGAAAAAAAAGAAACGAAGGTTTTGGAAAATCGCGGGAGTCGCGTTTTTGGTGCTGATCGCGATCATCGCTGCTTTTACCGTCGTTCCTGCACTATTGGGACCGGATGAAGTCGATGTTCCGGATGTGGTCGGATCCGAAGAAGAGGAAGTGATCGAAGAGCTGGAGGCGCTGAACCTACAGCCGGAAACGGAATATGAATTCCACGAAGAAGCGGAAGAAGGCGAGATCTTTCATCAAGATCCAAGCGCGGGGAGAACTGTTCGTGAAGGGCAGACGGTGACGCTTTCCGTAAGCGAAGGTCCGGAGACCGTGGAGGTGCCGGATGTCGTCGGCTTGCAATATGAACAAGCGGCCGAGGAATTGCAAGACTTTGAAGACGTGAATCTTACAGCCCAGCCAACGGAAGACGTTGCCGAGGATCTGGTCATCGAGCAAAGTCCATCTGCCGAAGAAGAAGTTGTCCCCGGTGAAACGACCGTGCAGCTCACGTACAGCGAGGCGCCGGAAGTCACCATTGAGGATCTTAGCGGGACATCTCAACAAGGGGTCGACAATTATTTGGAAGCCAACAATTTAAACGGTTCTTTTCAAAGGAGCCATTCGGAAAGCGTGCCGGAAGGGGACGTGATTTCCCACGATCCGGGGCCGTATGTTACCGTGTCGCAAGGAAGTGAAATTAATTTTGTCATCTCCGACGGCCCTCCGCCGGAAGAAGAGGAAGAAGAACCGGTGCAAACGGTGGAAGCGGTGATTCCGGTCGAAGTATCGGAGATGAATGGCGATGATGACGTTTATGATATCGAAATCGAATATGAAGACTCCACGACAGACGGTCCGGAGACATATGAAGAAGAGGAGATCAGTGAGTCAACGACGTATCATGTTCCCCTTGAAGTAACGCCAGACACGGACGGCTCCTACACGCTCTATGTCGATGGAGAGGAAGTGCAATCAAATTCATTTTCCTATGAAGACTAA
- a CDS encoding Stp1/IreP family PP2C-type Ser/Thr phosphatase, which translates to METVFRTDVGNVRSHNEDAGGLFYGEDMTLAVVADGMGGHRAGDVASEMVVEALRESWQNHPPQNDIDAIKDWLEKEIKRANRAVFSKSSDEVAFKGMGTTVIASVLYNDMMVVAHVGDSRAYRLQSRTIEQVTSDHSLVNELVKKGQLSRDEAENHPRSNVLIRAIGTEEEIEVDVGAHDFSPHSVLLLCSDGLSDKLGEMDVEAKLIGVDSMAEAADALIQEALARGGEDNISVILAHHDEEGADS; encoded by the coding sequence ATGGAAACGGTGTTCAGGACAGACGTAGGAAACGTTCGAAGCCATAACGAAGACGCCGGAGGCCTTTTTTATGGCGAGGACATGACACTCGCCGTCGTTGCCGACGGCATGGGCGGGCACCGTGCCGGAGATGTGGCGAGCGAGATGGTTGTGGAAGCGTTGCGGGAATCCTGGCAAAACCATCCGCCCCAAAACGATATCGATGCCATTAAGGATTGGTTGGAAAAGGAAATTAAAAGGGCGAACCGTGCGGTTTTTTCCAAATCCAGTGACGAAGTTGCTTTTAAGGGGATGGGAACGACGGTGATTGCTTCGGTGCTTTATAACGACATGATGGTCGTTGCCCACGTCGGAGACAGCCGCGCTTATCGGTTGCAATCGCGAACGATCGAACAAGTGACGAGCGATCATTCCCTCGTTAATGAACTTGTCAAAAAAGGCCAGCTGTCCCGGGACGAAGCCGAAAACCATCCGCGCAGCAACGTGCTCATCCGGGCAATCGGCACCGAAGAAGAGATCGAAGTGGACGTGGGTGCCCATGATTTCTCGCCCCACTCCGTCTTATTGCTCTGTTCAGACGGGCTTTCGGATAAATTGGGGGAGATGGACGTTGAAGCGAAGCTGATCGGCGTAGACTCGATGGCTGAAGCTGCTGACGCCCTTATCCAAGAGGCGCTCGCGCGCGGGGGCGAGGATAACATTAGTGTCATCCTCGCGCATCATGATGAGGAGGGGGCCGATTCATGA
- the rlmN gene encoding 23S rRNA (adenine(2503)-C(2))-methyltransferase RlmN, which translates to MKPSLLSLTYEGCKEWMKENGEPAFRAKQVFEWLYQKRVGSMEEMTNLPKALREKLEEEFSLTRLHEKLRQTSTDGTIKFLFELEDGYSIETVLMRHDYGNSLCVTTQVGCRLGCTFCASGLGGLQRNLEAGEIVAQVLDVQRALDESGERVDSIVVMGIGEPFDNYDNLMAFLRTVNDDEGLNIGARHITVSTSGMVPKIYRFAEEGMQINFAVSLHAPNSEIRGRLMPINRAFPVHKLMDAIDYYQNKTNRRVTYEYGLFGGVNDQVEHAEELADLIGHTNGHVNLIPVNDVPEKDYIRSTRADIFAFERTLKARGVNVTIRREQGHDIDAACGQLRAKETG; encoded by the coding sequence ATGAAGCCTTCCTTGCTGTCGTTGACTTATGAGGGCTGCAAGGAATGGATGAAAGAGAACGGGGAACCTGCCTTCCGCGCAAAACAGGTATTCGAATGGCTGTATCAAAAGCGGGTCGGCAGCATGGAAGAAATGACCAACTTGCCGAAAGCGTTGCGGGAGAAACTAGAAGAGGAGTTCTCATTAACGCGATTGCACGAAAAACTTCGGCAAACGTCCACTGACGGCACGATCAAATTCTTGTTTGAACTCGAGGATGGCTATTCCATTGAGACGGTATTGATGCGCCACGATTACGGCAACAGCCTTTGCGTCACGACACAGGTCGGGTGCCGCTTGGGATGTACGTTTTGCGCTTCCGGGCTTGGAGGCTTGCAGCGGAATTTGGAAGCCGGTGAAATCGTTGCGCAAGTGCTTGATGTCCAACGTGCCCTTGACGAAAGCGGGGAGCGGGTCGATTCGATTGTCGTGATGGGCATCGGGGAGCCGTTCGATAACTACGATAACTTGATGGCGTTCTTGCGTACGGTCAATGATGATGAAGGATTGAATATCGGCGCGCGCCATATTACGGTTTCCACGAGCGGAATGGTTCCTAAAATCTACCGCTTTGCAGAGGAAGGAATGCAAATCAATTTTGCGGTTTCCCTGCATGCGCCAAATTCGGAAATCCGGGGGCGCTTGATGCCGATTAACCGGGCTTTTCCGGTGCATAAATTGATGGATGCGATTGACTATTACCAAAACAAAACGAATCGCCGTGTCACGTATGAATACGGGCTTTTCGGAGGCGTGAACGATCAAGTGGAGCATGCCGAAGAACTCGCGGATTTAATCGGCCATACGAATGGGCACGTAAACTTGATTCCCGTTAATGATGTGCCCGAAAAAGACTATATTCGTTCGACGCGTGCGGATATTTTTGCCTTTGAACGCACGTTGAAAGCACGCGGAGTCAATGTCACGATTCGCAGGGAACAAGGCCATGACATTGATGCCGCCTGCGGGCAGTTGCGGGCGAAAGAAACGGGGTGA
- the rsmB gene encoding 16S rRNA (cytosine(967)-C(5))-methyltransferase RsmB — MAKMTDKQPRMQAAKILDRVLFDRAYSHLALHEALREQPLEEVDARFVTEVVYGTIKRLNTIDDVLGRVMKQPLRKTDRRVKTILRMSVYQLLFMDRVPERAAIHEGVELAKAWGRGGLKGFVNGVLRNVARQGLPDYRALFDPVQRIALSTSHPEWLVRTWINTYGEAVTEAMCEANAERAYTTLRVNRLQTDRLALQEKLEADGVKTTPGKLSPDSLIVMEGQALHSALFERGAFSFQDESSMRVTDALDPQPGMRVLDACAAPGGKAAHIAERMNDDGEVLANDIHDHKRTLIAEQAERLGLESINAQASDATELAGNIETKTYDRVLVDAPCSGLGVLRAKPDIKWHIDPKEIEQLAALQINILEAAAHALKPGGILVYSTCTVMPAENEDVIAAFLKNNPSFELDDTLDARLGLETENPGQRLIFPQQYDSDGFFIAAMKKRGDQT; from the coding sequence ATGGCGAAAATGACGGATAAACAGCCGCGCATGCAGGCGGCAAAAATCCTGGACCGTGTTTTGTTTGACCGGGCGTACAGCCACCTTGCGTTGCATGAAGCGCTTCGTGAACAGCCGCTGGAGGAAGTGGATGCGCGTTTTGTCACCGAAGTCGTGTACGGGACGATCAAACGCTTGAATACGATCGATGATGTGCTCGGACGCGTCATGAAACAACCGCTCCGCAAAACCGACCGCAGGGTGAAAACAATTCTGCGTATGAGCGTATACCAATTGCTTTTTATGGATCGGGTGCCGGAGCGCGCGGCCATCCATGAAGGCGTGGAACTCGCAAAAGCTTGGGGCAGGGGCGGATTGAAAGGCTTTGTCAATGGTGTGCTTCGAAACGTTGCCCGCCAAGGCCTTCCGGATTATCGTGCCCTTTTCGACCCCGTCCAACGGATAGCGCTCTCCACGTCACATCCGGAATGGCTCGTGCGTACATGGATAAACACGTACGGGGAAGCCGTGACCGAGGCCATGTGTGAGGCAAACGCCGAGCGCGCGTATACGACGTTGCGCGTGAATCGGCTGCAAACCGACCGATTGGCCTTGCAGGAAAAGTTGGAAGCGGATGGGGTGAAAACAACCCCGGGGAAGCTTTCTCCCGACAGTTTAATCGTTATGGAAGGGCAAGCGTTGCACAGCGCGTTGTTCGAACGGGGGGCTTTTTCTTTTCAAGACGAAAGCTCGATGCGCGTGACAGATGCGCTGGATCCGCAACCGGGGATGCGTGTGCTTGATGCATGTGCCGCCCCCGGAGGCAAGGCGGCCCACATCGCCGAACGGATGAATGACGATGGCGAAGTGCTCGCCAATGACATCCACGACCATAAACGCACGCTTATTGCCGAGCAGGCAGAGCGCTTAGGTTTAGAAAGCATCAACGCGCAAGCGAGTGATGCCACCGAGCTTGCCGGGAACATCGAAACAAAAACCTATGATCGAGTGCTCGTTGATGCGCCGTGCAGCGGGCTCGGTGTTTTAAGAGCCAAACCTGACATTAAATGGCACATCGACCCCAAAGAGATCGAACAACTTGCCGCTTTGCAAATCAACATTTTGGAGGCGGCCGCCCATGCATTGAAGCCGGGCGGAATACTTGTCTACAGCACGTGTACAGTGATGCCGGCGGAAAACGAAGACGTGATCGCTGCCTTTCTGAAAAACAACCCTTCGTTTGAACTGGATGACACATTGGATGCACGTCTCGGCCTAGAGACAGAAAACCCTGGCCAGAGGTTGATTTTCCCGCAGCAATACGATAGCGATGGTTTTTTTATTGCTGCCATGAAGAAACGAGGTGACCAAACGTGA
- the fmt gene encoding methionyl-tRNA formyltransferase — translation MGTPDFAVPVLRMLVDEGHTIVNVVTQPDRPKGRKQQPAKPPVKEEAERLSLKVLQPEKVKEAVPDILEPKPDLIVTAAYGQLLPESLLSGPAFGCVNVHASLLPKYRGGAPIHQAVIDGEKETGVTLMYMVKKLDAGDMLAQASLPIEETDTAGTLHDKLSALGADLLRETLPAIAVETVVAEPQEEAHVTYAPNLSRGQERIDWQKSAEAVYNQIRGMNPWPVAYTHWGNDRLKIWGASRANERYPHKKTGEVVRLADEGIIVVCGDEHGVLLQEVQPAGKKKMAVSDFLRGRGQSLAAGEVFGNGENDG, via the coding sequence ATGGGAACGCCCGACTTTGCCGTTCCGGTACTTCGCATGCTCGTAGACGAGGGGCATACGATTGTTAACGTCGTCACCCAGCCGGACCGGCCGAAAGGGCGAAAGCAACAACCGGCGAAGCCACCGGTCAAGGAAGAGGCGGAACGGCTCAGCTTGAAGGTTTTACAGCCGGAAAAGGTGAAAGAAGCGGTACCGGATATTCTGGAGCCAAAGCCGGACCTTATTGTCACCGCCGCTTACGGCCAATTGCTGCCGGAATCGCTCTTATCTGGACCGGCCTTCGGTTGTGTGAATGTCCATGCTTCTCTTTTGCCGAAATACCGCGGCGGCGCCCCGATCCACCAGGCAGTGATCGACGGGGAAAAAGAAACGGGCGTCACCCTTATGTATATGGTGAAGAAACTGGATGCCGGGGATATGCTCGCGCAAGCGTCCCTTCCCATCGAGGAGACGGACACTGCCGGAACGCTTCATGACAAGCTAAGCGCGCTCGGGGCCGATCTCTTGCGCGAGACATTGCCGGCGATTGCCGTGGAAACCGTCGTTGCCGAACCGCAGGAGGAAGCGCACGTGACGTATGCGCCAAACCTTTCGCGCGGCCAGGAACGTATTGATTGGCAAAAATCTGCCGAAGCTGTATATAATCAGATTCGCGGCATGAACCCTTGGCCCGTCGCCTATACCCATTGGGGGAATGACCGGTTGAAAATTTGGGGCGCGTCCCGTGCAAATGAACGCTATCCGCACAAAAAAACTGGCGAAGTTGTTCGCTTGGCAGATGAAGGCATTATCGTCGTTTGCGGAGACGAACACGGGGTTCTTTTACAGGAAGTGCAACCGGCCGGCAAGAAAAAAATGGCCGTCAGCGATTTTCTGCGTGGGCGCGGACAATCTTTGGCAGCAGGAGAGGTATTCGGCAATGGCGAAAATGACGGATAA
- the priA gene encoding primosomal protein N' produces the protein MYAKIIVDVPSGGTDHPFDYHLPDALAQTASIGMRALVPFGQRKLTGFIVDIVSETNLEKVKSVAELLDITPVLNEELLALGAWMSKETICFQITAFQAMIPAAMRAKAVKKIAVVESERSDLPMNIQAFFGQAGERSWADVPGDARLLRDIRSAVEQRQITERYELKDRAKHRTAKAVTVPSDVEEKPATKKQHETFALISDHYGKTEVAIQTLIHQLSLSRAVINTLVKNGFLQEKEIVIDRNPYTSAEGDGSEEKATLTVGQSRVLAQLEETIDQPQGSTMLLHGVTGSGKTEIYLQAIDRVLKQGKEAIVLVPEISLTPQMVERFKRRFGANVAVLHSALSVGERFDEWKKIQEQRVQVAVGARSAVFAPFTNLGLVVIDEEHESTYKQEEHPRYHAREIAIWRSERHCCPVLLGSATPSMESYARAAKGVYHLLSLPDRINQQPLPAIETVDMRAEMREGNRSVFSTTLLDKLRDRTEKGEQAVLFLNRRGFSTFVMCRNCGYVGMCPHCEISLTFHRRDSQLKCHYCGHEERVYERCPSCESTHIRFFGTGTQRVEEELQQLLPEARIIRMDNDTTKRKGAHERLLKQFGNGDAEILLGTQMIAKGLDFPNITLAGVLAADTLLHLPDFRAQERTFQLLTQVSGRAGRAEKAGEVIIQSYTPEHYAIQHAQTHDYLSFFKKELGQRKQAGYPPYYFLTLITFAHATYATAMKAGTHAAKLLRARLGDDAVILGPTPSPIARIKDRYRCQCMIKYRDEPEITDVLHELFSYYQKELQQDQRFITIDRDPNMFM, from the coding sequence GTGTACGCGAAAATCATCGTTGATGTTCCGAGCGGCGGAACCGACCACCCTTTCGATTATCATTTGCCCGATGCGCTCGCGCAAACAGCGAGCATAGGAATGCGCGCGCTCGTTCCTTTCGGACAGCGAAAATTGACCGGTTTTATCGTGGACATTGTAAGCGAAACAAACCTTGAAAAAGTAAAAAGTGTTGCGGAACTGCTCGACATTACGCCTGTTTTGAATGAAGAGTTATTGGCGTTGGGCGCGTGGATGTCGAAAGAAACGATCTGTTTTCAAATTACCGCTTTTCAAGCGATGATTCCGGCGGCGATGCGTGCGAAGGCTGTGAAAAAAATAGCCGTTGTTGAATCCGAGCGATCGGACTTGCCCATGAACATACAAGCGTTTTTTGGCCAGGCGGGTGAACGAAGCTGGGCGGACGTTCCGGGCGACGCCCGCCTCCTGCGTGATATCCGTTCGGCGGTGGAACAGCGGCAAATCACCGAACGCTACGAGCTCAAAGACCGGGCAAAGCACCGAACAGCCAAAGCGGTTACGGTGCCATCCGACGTTGAGGAAAAACCCGCGACGAAGAAGCAACACGAAACGTTCGCGTTGATTTCCGATCATTACGGGAAAACCGAGGTTGCGATCCAAACGCTCATCCACCAATTGTCGCTTTCCCGTGCCGTCATTAATACCCTCGTCAAAAACGGCTTTTTACAGGAAAAAGAAATCGTCATCGACCGCAATCCGTACACGAGTGCCGAAGGCGACGGGAGCGAAGAAAAAGCGACACTTACTGTTGGCCAGTCCCGCGTACTTGCCCAACTCGAGGAAACGATCGATCAGCCCCAAGGCTCTACAATGCTGCTGCACGGGGTCACGGGAAGCGGGAAAACCGAAATCTATTTGCAAGCCATTGACCGGGTTCTAAAACAGGGAAAAGAAGCGATCGTGCTCGTGCCGGAAATATCGCTCACCCCGCAAATGGTGGAACGGTTTAAACGGCGGTTTGGCGCTAATGTAGCTGTCCTGCACAGTGCGCTCTCCGTCGGCGAACGTTTTGACGAATGGAAAAAAATCCAGGAACAACGCGTGCAAGTCGCTGTCGGAGCACGCTCGGCTGTTTTTGCGCCGTTTACGAATCTCGGTCTCGTCGTCATCGATGAAGAACATGAGAGCACGTACAAGCAAGAAGAGCACCCCCGTTATCACGCGCGTGAAATCGCGATCTGGCGAAGCGAGCGACATTGTTGCCCGGTGCTCCTCGGGAGCGCGACCCCTTCCATGGAAAGTTACGCGCGGGCAGCCAAAGGGGTGTATCACCTTCTGTCCCTGCCTGATCGGATCAACCAACAGCCGCTGCCGGCCATTGAAACCGTTGATATGCGGGCGGAAATGCGCGAGGGGAACCGTTCCGTTTTTTCGACAACGCTATTGGACAAGCTGCGCGATCGCACCGAAAAAGGCGAGCAAGCGGTGCTCTTTTTAAACCGGCGCGGCTTTTCGACGTTTGTCATGTGCCGCAATTGCGGCTATGTGGGCATGTGCCCCCATTGTGAAATCTCGCTCACGTTCCATCGCCGCGACAGCCAGTTGAAATGCCATTATTGCGGCCATGAGGAGCGTGTTTATGAACGTTGCCCCAGTTGCGAAAGCACGCATATCCGTTTTTTTGGCACCGGCACCCAGCGTGTAGAGGAAGAATTGCAACAGCTCCTTCCCGAGGCTCGCATCATTCGCATGGACAATGACACAACGAAACGCAAGGGCGCCCACGAACGGCTGTTAAAACAATTCGGAAACGGCGATGCCGAGATTCTGCTCGGGACGCAAATGATCGCGAAAGGCCTGGATTTCCCGAACATTACGCTCGCCGGGGTGCTTGCCGCGGATACGCTATTGCACCTCCCTGATTTTCGGGCGCAAGAGCGAACGTTCCAATTGTTGACGCAAGTGAGCGGTCGTGCCGGACGCGCGGAAAAAGCAGGGGAAGTCATCATCCAATCGTACACGCCGGAGCATTACGCGATTCAACACGCGCAAACGCATGACTATTTATCTTTTTTTAAAAAAGAATTAGGGCAACGGAAACAAGCGGGTTATCCGCCGTATTATTTTCTTACATTGATTACATTTGCCCATGCCACGTACGCCACCGCGATGAAGGCGGGAACGCACGCGGCCAAGCTGTTGCGCGCCCGTTTGGGGGACGATGCCGTTATTCTCGGGCCGACTCCTTCACCCATCGCGCGCATTAAAGATAGATATCGTTGCCAATGCATGATAAAATACAGGGATGAGCCAGAAATTACGGACGTGTTACATGAATTATTCAGCTATTACCAAAAGGAATTGCAACAAGACCAAAGGTTTATTACGATCGACCGGGACCCGAACATGTTCATGTAA